The Georgenia sp. TF02-10 genome window below encodes:
- the sucD gene encoding succinate--CoA ligase subunit alpha — MSIFLNSSSRVIVQGMTGAQGRLHTTRMLGAGTQVVGGVNPRKAGTSVDFDVAPVGPGAEDRPAGTVAVPVYGSVAEARDATGADVSVIFVPPAHAKGAVIEAVDAGIPLVVIITEGIPVADTAEFFAHAQDNGVRLIGPNCPGIISPGQSNVGITPANITGPGRLGLVSKSGTLTYQMMYELSDIGFTTCIGIGGDPIIGTTHIDALRAFQDDPDTDLIVMIGEIGGDAEERAAAFIKEHVTKPVVGYVAGFTAPEGKTMGHAGAIVSGSSGTAEAKKVALEAAGVRVGKTPSETARLARELLLGA, encoded by the coding sequence ATGTCGATCTTTCTCAATTCCTCCTCCCGGGTCATCGTCCAGGGCATGACCGGCGCCCAGGGCCGGCTGCACACCACCCGCATGCTCGGCGCCGGCACCCAGGTGGTCGGCGGCGTCAACCCGCGCAAGGCCGGCACCTCCGTCGACTTCGACGTCGCCCCGGTCGGCCCCGGCGCCGAGGACCGCCCGGCCGGCACCGTCGCGGTGCCCGTCTACGGCTCGGTCGCCGAGGCCCGGGACGCCACCGGCGCGGACGTCTCGGTCATCTTCGTCCCGCCCGCCCACGCCAAGGGCGCGGTGATCGAGGCCGTCGACGCCGGCATCCCGCTCGTCGTCATCATCACCGAGGGCATCCCGGTCGCCGACACCGCCGAGTTCTTCGCCCACGCCCAGGACAACGGGGTGCGCCTGATCGGCCCCAACTGCCCCGGCATCATCTCGCCCGGGCAGTCCAACGTCGGCATCACCCCGGCCAACATCACCGGCCCCGGCCGGCTCGGCCTGGTGTCGAAGTCGGGGACGCTGACGTACCAGATGATGTACGAGCTCTCCGACATTGGGTTCACCACCTGCATCGGCATCGGCGGGGACCCGATCATCGGCACCACCCACATCGACGCCCTCCGCGCCTTCCAGGACGACCCGGACACCGACCTCATCGTCATGATCGGCGAGATCGGCGGGGACGCCGAGGAGCGCGCCGCCGCGTTCATCAAGGAGCACGTCACCAAGCCCGTCGTCGGCTACGTGGCCGGCTTCACCGCCCCCGAGGGCAAGACGATGGGCCACGCCGGCGCCATCGTCTCGGGGTCCTCCGGCACCGCCGAGGCTAAGAAGGTCGCCCTGGAGGCGGCCGGCGTCCGGGTGGGCAAGACCCCGTCGGAGACCGCCCGGCTCGCCCGGGAGCTGCTGCTCGGCGCCTGA
- a CDS encoding 6-phosphofructokinase, translating to MESRAMTGQAEGQQPAGPTHAPGRPRIGVLTSGGDAQGMNAAVRAVVRTGVHLGAEVFAIHDGWRGAVAGGAAIHPIGWDDVSGIIGRGGTAIGTARSADFRGRPGRLDAARHLLTHGIDRLVVIGGDGSLTAADTFRTEWPGLVAELRDAGEIDAATAAAHPALMVVGLVGSIDNDLVGTDMTIGADSALHRIVEAIDAVASTAASHQRSFVVEVMGRHCGYLALMAAAAGGCDYVLIPEDPPGPGWEEQMCAKLAATRAAGRRASIVVVAEGAQDRAGNPITAAQVRGVLRERLGEDTRETILGHVQRGGTPSAYDRWMSTLLGHAAVAEILAATPGTEPTVVGVHHNRVALLPLARAVAQTRAVAAMVDSGDYAGATAARGRSFTEMARIFAALSGPPAPAVRDGGTGPDRPDGGTAAPGPDGGTGGATGRVAVVHAGGLAPGMNTAAAAAVRLGLRQGLTMLGVHGGFQGLLDGAVTELGWADVEGWAGEGGAALGTRRAVPPVEQLYALSRGIEEHRIDALIVIGGFNAYLAAYRLQRERDRYPALALPIVCVPASIDNNLPGSELSVGADTALNNAVQALDRIKQSASASKRCFVAETMGRRCGYLALMSGLAVGAERVYLNEEGITLAGLAEDTRQMIDSFRGGRQLFLVVRNEEANEMYTTDVLARTFQEEGKGLFDVRQAVLGHVQQGGNPTPFDRVLAARLAAHAVRDVVDQLRAGTTAARYLGLVGSEIVPAPLGHLLEQVDLEARRPREQWWLGLRPVVAAVSQPHARPAGSRVPVLRD from the coding sequence GTGGAGAGCAGAGCCATGACCGGCCAGGCCGAGGGCCAGCAGCCGGCGGGCCCGACCCACGCCCCGGGCCGCCCCCGGATCGGGGTCCTCACCAGCGGCGGAGACGCGCAGGGCATGAACGCGGCCGTCCGCGCCGTCGTCCGGACCGGGGTGCACCTGGGCGCGGAGGTCTTCGCGATCCACGACGGCTGGCGGGGCGCCGTGGCCGGCGGCGCGGCCATCCACCCGATCGGCTGGGACGACGTCAGCGGCATCATCGGCCGCGGCGGCACGGCCATCGGCACCGCCCGCTCGGCCGACTTCCGCGGCCGGCCCGGCCGCCTCGACGCCGCCCGCCACCTCCTCACCCACGGCATCGACCGCCTGGTGGTGATCGGCGGGGACGGGAGCCTCACCGCGGCGGACACGTTCCGCACCGAGTGGCCCGGCCTGGTGGCCGAGCTCCGCGACGCCGGCGAGATCGACGCCGCCACCGCCGCCGCGCACCCGGCCCTCATGGTGGTCGGGCTGGTCGGGTCGATCGACAACGACCTGGTCGGGACGGACATGACCATCGGCGCCGACTCCGCCCTGCACCGGATCGTCGAGGCGATCGACGCCGTCGCCTCCACCGCCGCCAGCCACCAGCGCAGCTTCGTGGTCGAGGTCATGGGCCGGCACTGCGGGTACCTGGCCCTCATGGCGGCGGCCGCCGGGGGCTGCGACTACGTCCTCATCCCGGAGGACCCGCCCGGCCCGGGGTGGGAGGAGCAGATGTGCGCCAAGCTCGCCGCCACCCGGGCCGCCGGCCGGCGGGCGAGCATCGTCGTCGTCGCCGAGGGCGCCCAGGACCGGGCCGGCAACCCGATCACCGCCGCCCAGGTCCGCGGCGTCCTGCGCGAACGGCTCGGGGAGGACACCCGGGAGACCATCCTCGGCCACGTCCAGCGCGGCGGGACGCCCAGCGCCTACGACCGATGGATGAGCACCCTGCTCGGCCATGCCGCCGTCGCCGAGATCCTCGCCGCCACGCCCGGGACCGAGCCGACCGTCGTCGGGGTGCACCACAACCGGGTGGCGCTGCTGCCGCTCGCCCGCGCCGTCGCCCAGACCCGGGCGGTGGCCGCCATGGTCGACAGCGGCGACTACGCCGGCGCGACGGCCGCCCGCGGGCGCAGCTTCACCGAGATGGCCCGGATCTTCGCGGCGCTCTCCGGGCCGCCGGCGCCGGCTGTGCGGGATGGTGGGACAGGGCCGGACCGGCCCGACGGCGGGACGGCGGCGCCCGGGCCGGACGGCGGGACGGGCGGCGCGACCGGCCGGGTCGCCGTCGTGCACGCCGGCGGCCTGGCCCCCGGCATGAACACCGCCGCGGCCGCCGCGGTCCGGCTCGGCCTGCGCCAGGGGCTGACCATGCTCGGCGTCCACGGCGGCTTCCAGGGCCTGCTGGACGGCGCCGTCACCGAGCTGGGCTGGGCGGACGTGGAGGGTTGGGCGGGCGAGGGCGGGGCCGCGCTGGGCACCCGGCGGGCCGTGCCGCCGGTGGAGCAGCTCTACGCCCTCAGCCGCGGCATCGAGGAGCACCGGATCGACGCGCTGATCGTCATCGGCGGGTTCAACGCCTACCTCGCCGCCTACCGACTGCAGCGCGAGCGGGACCGCTACCCGGCCCTCGCGCTGCCGATCGTCTGCGTCCCGGCCAGCATCGACAACAACCTGCCCGGGTCGGAGCTGTCGGTCGGGGCCGACACCGCGCTCAACAACGCGGTGCAGGCCCTGGACCGGATCAAGCAGTCGGCCAGCGCCAGCAAGCGCTGCTTCGTGGCCGAGACGATGGGCCGGCGGTGCGGGTACCTGGCGCTGATGTCCGGCCTGGCGGTCGGCGCCGAGCGGGTCTACCTCAACGAGGAGGGCATCACCCTGGCCGGGCTGGCCGAGGACACCCGGCAGATGATCGACTCCTTCCGCGGCGGGCGCCAGCTCTTCCTCGTGGTCCGCAACGAGGAGGCGAACGAGATGTACACCACCGACGTCCTCGCCCGGACCTTCCAGGAGGAGGGCAAGGGCCTGTTCGACGTGCGCCAGGCGGTGCTCGGCCACGTCCAGCAGGGCGGCAACCCGACCCCGTTCGACCGGGTCCTCGCCGCCCGGCTGGCCGCCCACGCGGTCCGCGACGTGGTGGACCAGCTCCGGGCCGGGACGACGGCGGCCCGCTACCTCGGGCTGGTCGGCAGCGAGATCGTGCCCGCGCCGCTCGGGCACCTGCTCGAGCAGGTCGACCTCGAGGCGCGCCGGCCCCGGGAGCAGTGGTGGCTGGGGCTGCGGCCGGTGGTCGCCGCCGTCTCCCAGCCGCACGCCCGCCCGGCCGGGTCCCGGGTGCCGGTGCTCCGGGACTGA
- the purN gene encoding phosphoribosylglycinamide formyltransferase translates to MSASADPGDPGVPAGPASAADLAGPVRGTGPARLVVLVSGGGSNLAALLEAAADPAYGAQVVAVGADRPGAGGLALAEQAGIPTFVERVADHATRADWDAALTAQVSAHGPDLVVSAGFLKLCGPAFLAAFEGRYVNTHNSLLPAFPGIHGPRDALAYGVKITGATLFFVDAGTDTGAIVAQVAVPVHEGDDVDTLTERIKVAERAQLVDQVGRLAREGWRIEGRRVVLGR, encoded by the coding sequence GTGAGCGCGTCCGCCGACCCGGGTGACCCGGGCGTCCCTGCCGGCCCCGCCAGCGCAGCCGACCTCGCCGGCCCGGTCCGCGGCACCGGCCCGGCCCGGCTCGTCGTGCTGGTCTCCGGCGGGGGGTCCAACCTCGCCGCCCTGCTCGAGGCCGCCGCCGACCCGGCCTACGGGGCCCAGGTCGTCGCCGTCGGCGCCGACCGGCCCGGGGCCGGCGGTCTCGCGCTCGCCGAGCAGGCCGGCATCCCCACGTTCGTCGAGCGGGTGGCCGACCACGCCACCCGCGCCGACTGGGACGCCGCGCTCACCGCCCAGGTCAGCGCCCACGGCCCGGACCTCGTGGTCTCGGCAGGCTTCCTCAAGCTGTGCGGGCCGGCGTTCCTGGCCGCGTTCGAGGGACGGTACGTCAACACGCACAACAGCCTGCTGCCCGCCTTCCCCGGCATCCACGGCCCGCGCGACGCCCTGGCCTACGGGGTGAAGATCACCGGCGCCACCCTCTTCTTCGTCGACGCCGGCACGGACACCGGCGCCATCGTCGCCCAGGTGGCCGTGCCCGTGCACGAGGGGGACGACGTCGACACCCTCACCGAGCGCATCAAGGTCGCCGAGCGGGCCCAGCTCGTCGACCAGGTCGGCCGGCTGGCCCGGGAGGGCTGGCGCATCGAGGGACGGCGCGTGGTGCTGGGTCGCTGA
- a CDS encoding DUF6350 family protein: MSTAPRVLDAPARQPARVLPEGWLRGLVAGVEAAVLGWLTVVVPAVATYIATAAAPVLGEASWPAAARTGTSLWLLGLGGPMTVPGGVAVSLVPLGLSALTVLLVATTTGRMRLGSHAAGAFVVVGFLLVTLAAGLLAAVPTGRAGSLLGAAVLAALGAALALRRADPPGWWHAAPRRLPGAVPAGLAAAARAGAGLALLAALATVTAVVLGWDRVTLIHQTYATDPVSTVVMVLAQLLFLPTVAVWALAWVAGPGFAVGAGTHIGAASVVTAPLPAVPLLGALPSPGAPGLGWVVALPMVLGAVIGVWLHRRRRSSTVAGAALSAVVLGVAVGVGAGLLGAAASGAIGPGRMAEIGPDPLVLGAVLAGEVGGAALLVVLVAHPRTRELVRAGWAAGRGRVGGWMRGRRTSDDAAGTAVDGAAARAEAATAPDRDGRGIDMLGTDRRGSDAPEADRRETDRAETGHREADRPQTRRPAPAWLATTVAAATTRAPWRSTTAAATTAMPTEPTPETSSPRPAAPGASTSESRPSESSASETKASGASTPAAPTATAAALETSAGASPTPTRAGEPAPWRGISLSAWAPQADGGRVDSPAPAEH, from the coding sequence ATGAGCACCGCGCCCCGCGTCCTCGACGCCCCCGCCCGGCAGCCCGCCCGCGTCCTGCCGGAGGGCTGGCTCCGGGGGCTCGTCGCCGGCGTCGAGGCCGCCGTCCTGGGCTGGCTCACGGTCGTGGTGCCGGCGGTGGCCACCTACATCGCCACCGCCGCCGCCCCTGTGCTCGGCGAGGCCTCCTGGCCGGCCGCCGCCCGGACCGGCACCTCGCTGTGGCTCCTCGGGCTCGGCGGGCCGATGACCGTGCCCGGGGGCGTGGCCGTCTCGCTCGTGCCGCTTGGCCTCTCCGCGCTGACCGTGCTGCTCGTCGCGACGACGACCGGCCGGATGCGGCTCGGGAGCCACGCGGCGGGCGCCTTCGTCGTCGTCGGCTTCCTCCTCGTGACGCTGGCCGCCGGCCTCCTGGCGGCGGTCCCGACCGGCCGGGCCGGCAGCCTCCTCGGCGCCGCCGTGCTCGCCGCTCTCGGCGCCGCCCTCGCGCTGCGCCGCGCCGACCCGCCCGGCTGGTGGCACGCCGCCCCCCGCCGGCTGCCCGGCGCCGTGCCGGCCGGCCTCGCCGCCGCGGCCCGGGCCGGCGCGGGCCTGGCGCTCCTCGCCGCCCTGGCCACCGTCACCGCCGTCGTCCTCGGCTGGGACCGCGTCACGCTCATCCACCAGACGTACGCGACCGACCCGGTGAGCACCGTGGTGATGGTGCTCGCCCAGCTCCTCTTCCTCCCCACGGTGGCGGTGTGGGCGCTGGCGTGGGTTGCCGGGCCGGGCTTCGCCGTCGGGGCCGGCACCCACATCGGCGCCGCGTCGGTGGTGACCGCTCCGCTGCCCGCCGTGCCGCTGCTCGGGGCCCTGCCCAGTCCCGGCGCGCCCGGGCTGGGCTGGGTCGTCGCGCTGCCCATGGTCCTCGGGGCCGTGATAGGGGTGTGGCTGCACCGGCGACGCCGGTCCAGCACTGTGGCTGGCGCGGCTCTGTCGGCTGTCGTGCTGGGCGTCGCCGTTGGTGTCGGTGCGGGGCTGCTCGGGGCGGCGGCGTCGGGCGCGATCGGACCCGGACGGATGGCCGAGATCGGACCGGACCCGCTGGTGCTCGGGGCGGTGCTGGCCGGCGAGGTCGGCGGTGCCGCGCTGCTGGTGGTGCTGGTCGCCCACCCCCGCACCCGCGAGCTGGTGCGGGCCGGGTGGGCCGCCGGCCGCGGCCGGGTCGGCGGGTGGATGCGCGGGCGCCGCACTTCGGACGACGCCGCCGGCACGGCGGTGGACGGGGCGGCCGCGCGCGCCGAGGCAGCGACGGCGCCGGACCGCGACGGGCGGGGGATCGACATGCTGGGCACCGACCGGCGGGGCTCAGACGCGCCCGAGGCCGACCGACGGGAGACCGACCGAGCCGAGACCGGGCATCGGGAGGCCGACCGGCCGCAGACCCGTCGCCCTGCACCGGCCTGGCTGGCGACGACGGTTGCGGCGGCGACGACGAGAGCGCCCTGGAGGTCGACCACGGCCGCCGCCACGACGGCGATGCCCACGGAACCGACACCAGAGACCTCGTCGCCGAGACCGGCGGCACCGGGAGCGTCGACATCGGAGAGCCGGCCATCGGAATCGTCAGCATCAGAGACCAAGGCATCGGGAGCTTCGACACCGGCGGCTCCAACCGCGACGGCTGCAGCCCTCGAGACCAGCGCGGGAGCCAGCCCGACGCCGACGCGCGCAGGGGAACCTGCGCCGTGGCGCGGCATTTCCCTGTCGGCCTGGGCGCCGCAGGCCGACGGCGGCCGGGTCGATAGCCCGGCGCCGGCGGAACACTAG
- the sucC gene encoding ADP-forming succinate--CoA ligase subunit beta, whose translation MDLFEYQARDLFEKHGIPVLRGIVATTPAEARAAAEELGGGTVVVKAQVKTGGRGKAGGVKLAHDPAEAEAHAAQILGMDIKGHTVHRVMVAEGAKIAEEYYFSLLLDRSERRYLAMCSVEGGMDIETLAVERPEALARVPVDPRTGIDEAKAAEIVAAAGFAPDVADKVAAVLTQLWTVYRAEDATLVEVNPLVRTEDGTVLALDAKVSLDANADFRHPDHAALEDKSAADPLEAKAKALDLNYVKLDGEVGVIGNGAGLVMSTLDVVAYAGEEHGVRPANFLDIGGGADADIMANGLDVILGDQQVRSVFVNVFGGITACDEVANGIVQALRLLGDAATKPLVVRLDGNNVEEGRKILAAAAHPLVTEVATMDEAAAKAAELAAAK comes from the coding sequence GTGGACCTGTTCGAGTACCAGGCTCGAGACCTGTTCGAGAAGCACGGGATACCCGTGCTGCGGGGGATCGTGGCCACCACGCCGGCCGAGGCGCGGGCGGCGGCCGAGGAGCTCGGCGGCGGCACCGTCGTCGTCAAGGCCCAGGTCAAGACCGGCGGGCGGGGCAAGGCCGGCGGCGTCAAGCTGGCCCACGACCCCGCCGAGGCCGAGGCCCACGCCGCGCAGATCCTCGGCATGGACATCAAGGGCCACACGGTGCACCGGGTGATGGTCGCCGAGGGCGCCAAGATCGCCGAGGAGTACTACTTCTCCCTGCTGCTGGACCGCTCCGAGCGCCGCTACCTGGCCATGTGCTCGGTCGAGGGCGGGATGGACATCGAGACCCTCGCCGTCGAGCGGCCCGAGGCCCTGGCCCGCGTGCCGGTGGACCCCCGCACCGGCATCGACGAGGCCAAGGCCGCCGAGATCGTCGCCGCCGCCGGGTTCGCCCCCGACGTCGCCGACAAGGTCGCCGCCGTGCTGACCCAGCTGTGGACCGTCTACCGGGCCGAGGACGCCACCCTGGTCGAGGTCAACCCCCTGGTGCGCACCGAGGACGGCACCGTCCTCGCGCTCGACGCCAAGGTGAGCCTGGACGCCAACGCCGACTTCCGCCACCCCGACCACGCGGCGCTGGAGGACAAGTCCGCCGCCGACCCGCTCGAGGCCAAGGCGAAGGCGCTCGACCTGAACTACGTCAAGCTCGACGGCGAGGTCGGCGTCATCGGCAACGGCGCCGGCCTGGTGATGTCCACCCTCGACGTCGTCGCCTACGCGGGGGAGGAGCACGGGGTCAGGCCGGCGAACTTCCTCGACATCGGGGGCGGGGCCGACGCCGACATCATGGCCAACGGCCTGGACGTCATCCTCGGCGACCAGCAGGTGAGGTCGGTGTTCGTCAACGTCTTCGGTGGCATCACCGCCTGCGACGAGGTGGCCAACGGCATCGTCCAGGCGCTGCGGCTCCTCGGCGACGCGGCGACGAAGCCGCTCGTCGTGCGCCTGGACGGGAACAACGTCGAGGAGGGCCGGAAGATCCTCGCCGCCGCCGCCCACCCCCTCGTGACCGAGGTGGCGACGATGGACGAGGCCGCCGCCAAGGCCGCCGAGCTCGCGGCCGCGAAGTAA
- a CDS encoding acyltransferase family protein, translating into MATQVEVRPSAARPRPADRSTAARATPAARPRLGRGGRVEGLDGVRALAVLAVLVYHLRPQSLPGGFLGVDVFFVVSGFLITTLLLRELTGRGRLDLPRFWLRRARRLLPALVGVVLVTVPLAWAVSSDLLVSIGRQTLGALTFSSNWLEIAAGSSYFTATAPQLFVNFWSLAVEEQFYLLWPLLLVAVVAAGTTPHRRVQLALAAAGVSALLMAVRYTPGEDATRVYYGTDTHLFGLMIGVALAFAWAAPGGSVLGGAGWQRWRHLAGPAAVAGLLGLMLTLEESSAATFRGGILTASLLSAVVVAALLGPTGPFQRLLRLPAVEWVGQRSYGIYLWHWPVIVILTEAIPTAHDSPGHWAVRALALALTLLVAAASFRWLEQPVRRDGFAACLARARAALADRVPARRLLARGAAATAALLVLATAAAISVAPERSQTQVQIEEAQAALDAAQSAAAKPATGDFSMPTGEDITGFGDSIVVTSKDGLEQRFPGIMLDARSIRQWPDGEAAVEARLAEGSVRRAVFLDFGTNAGVNDEALVRRVLDALGEDRMIVVVNLYGGSEWVPAANETLERIVADYPNAIIADWHGAISAQPGLLQADGIHPGIEGAHLYADVVADAFAALSERVTGEPVADDDTGPDASPSPGTAAEDGFTPGAGTGAEDAAATGDDPATGDAPATGGSAAADDAAADGGPSADGSAPTDGSDPATDTAGLGDPGDATTSGAAATGGAG; encoded by the coding sequence ATGGCGACGCAGGTAGAGGTGCGGCCCAGCGCCGCCCGGCCACGCCCGGCGGACCGGAGCACCGCGGCCCGCGCCACCCCCGCCGCGCGGCCCCGGCTGGGCCGGGGCGGCCGGGTGGAGGGGCTCGACGGCGTCCGGGCGCTCGCGGTCCTCGCCGTCCTCGTCTACCACCTGCGCCCGCAGTCCCTGCCCGGCGGGTTCCTGGGGGTCGACGTCTTCTTCGTCGTCTCCGGCTTCCTCATCACCACCCTGCTGCTGCGTGAGCTGACAGGGCGGGGCCGGCTGGACCTGCCCCGGTTCTGGCTGCGCCGGGCCCGCCGCCTGCTGCCCGCCCTGGTCGGCGTCGTCCTGGTGACGGTCCCGCTCGCCTGGGCGGTCAGCTCGGACCTGCTGGTCAGCATCGGCCGACAGACCCTCGGCGCCCTGACCTTCTCCAGCAACTGGCTGGAGATCGCCGCCGGCAGCAGCTACTTCACCGCCACCGCCCCCCAGCTGTTCGTCAACTTCTGGTCCCTGGCCGTGGAGGAGCAGTTCTACCTCCTCTGGCCGCTGCTGCTCGTGGCGGTGGTCGCGGCGGGCACCACCCCGCACCGCCGCGTCCAGCTGGCGCTGGCCGCCGCCGGCGTCTCGGCGCTGCTCATGGCGGTGCGCTACACCCCCGGCGAGGACGCCACCCGGGTCTACTACGGCACCGACACCCACCTGTTCGGGCTGATGATCGGTGTCGCGCTCGCGTTCGCCTGGGCCGCGCCCGGCGGGAGCGTGCTGGGCGGCGCCGGGTGGCAGCGGTGGCGCCACCTGGCCGGGCCCGCGGCGGTCGCCGGCCTGCTGGGCCTCATGCTCACCCTGGAGGAGTCCTCGGCCGCCACCTTCCGCGGCGGGATCCTGACCGCCAGCCTCCTCAGCGCCGTCGTGGTGGCCGCGCTGCTCGGGCCGACCGGCCCGTTCCAGCGCCTCCTGCGCCTGCCGGCGGTGGAGTGGGTGGGGCAGCGGTCCTACGGCATCTACCTGTGGCACTGGCCGGTCATCGTCATCCTCACCGAGGCGATCCCGACGGCCCACGACTCGCCCGGCCACTGGGCGGTCCGCGCCCTGGCGCTGGCCCTGACCCTGCTCGTCGCGGCCGCGTCGTTCCGGTGGCTGGAGCAGCCGGTCCGCCGGGACGGGTTCGCCGCCTGCCTCGCCCGCGCCCGGGCGGCGCTGGCCGACCGGGTCCCGGCCCGCCGGCTGCTCGCCCGCGGCGCCGCGGCGACGGCGGCCCTGCTCGTGCTCGCGACGGCGGCCGCGATCAGCGTGGCGCCGGAGCGCTCGCAGACCCAGGTGCAGATCGAGGAGGCCCAGGCGGCGCTGGACGCCGCCCAGAGCGCGGCGGCCAAGCCGGCCACCGGCGACTTCTCCATGCCGACCGGGGAGGACATCACCGGGTTCGGCGACTCCATCGTCGTGACCAGCAAGGATGGGCTGGAGCAGCGCTTCCCCGGCATCATGCTCGACGCCCGGTCCATCCGGCAGTGGCCCGACGGCGAGGCCGCCGTCGAGGCCAGGCTCGCCGAGGGCAGCGTCCGGCGCGCCGTGTTCCTGGACTTCGGCACCAACGCCGGGGTGAACGACGAGGCACTGGTCCGCCGGGTCCTGGACGCCCTCGGCGAGGACCGGATGATCGTCGTCGTCAACCTCTACGGCGGCAGCGAGTGGGTGCCGGCGGCCAACGAGACGCTGGAGCGGATCGTCGCCGACTACCCGAACGCGATCATCGCCGACTGGCACGGCGCCATCTCCGCCCAGCCGGGGCTGCTCCAGGCCGACGGCATCCACCCCGGCATCGAGGGTGCGCACCTGTACGCGGACGTGGTGGCCGACGCGTTCGCCGCCCTGTCCGAGCGGGTGACCGGCGAGCCGGTGGCCGACGACGACACCGGCCCGGACGCGTCACCGTCTCCCGGCACGGCGGCCGAGGACGGCTTCACACCGGGGGCGGGCACCGGCGCGGAGGACGCCGCGGCCACCGGTGACGACCCGGCCACCGGCGACGCCCCGGCCACCGGCGGCAGCGCCGCAGCCGACGACGCCGCGGCCGACGGTGGTCCGTCGGCCGACGGCAGTGCGCCGACCGACGGCAGCGACCCGGCCACCGACACTGCCGGCCTCGGCGACCCGGGCGACGCCACGACCAGCGGCGCCGCGGCCACCGGGGGAGCGGGCTGA